Within the Chitinivibrio alkaliphilus ACht1 genome, the region TTTAAATGTCATTGGCAGCCCTCATAGCAGGAGGTTTCTTTGGAGCAGTATATCATAAAAGAAGGCAAAGAGTGATGAAGAACTGTATTATTCAGAAAATAGTTTCTTCACACTGTCTATGAGTTGTTGTTTGCCAAAGGGTTTTGTGATATAGGCATCGGCACGCATGACATGAAGCCCTACTACGGCATCAAACTCTTCAGATTTTGCCGTAACAATTGCCACCGGTATTGTGGAAAAGTCGGGGTCACTCCGTAGTTTTTTATAGAGTTCCCATCCACTCATTTGGGGCATGGTGAGGTCAAGAAGAATCGCCTGAGGGTTGCATTTTCGTGCTTCTTCAAGTGCGTTCAGAGGATTACTTACAGAGTATACATCAAAGTTTTCCGTCTCAAGGACCATGGTCATGATCTCTGTAATATCTTCATCATCTTCCACAATGAGAATTCGCTTTTTTATCATAGACTAACCTCGCATATCTTCGTTAAAGAGCCAGCTCCAGTAGCGTACCGCTACGGGCAGTGAAAGTAGGGATGAAGCTCCTCGTATACCAAGGGCTATAAGATGAACACGTTCCATGCCGTCCACACCCTTTGCAAATATACTCAAGAGGGACGCTATTGTGATCAGGAAGGCGGAAAAATAGAATAGTTTATAATGTGGTTGTATCATCAGGGCTTCGCCAATACGGCGACTAAGGTAGGCGATTACAAAAAGAAGCGCCACAAAACTGAGATCAAGGAGGTATATCATATCCATAGTTACTTCCGAATCTGTTTCATGGTGTAATACAAGACAATGCCGTTCCAGAGTGAAAGAATGGCTCCCACGGCAAGTAAGAAGGAGGTTCCGTGTTGCGCAAGGGGGGTGCCTATGAAGTTAAGGGCCATGGCAGCAATAAGGCAGACCATGGCAATAAGGAAGCCACGGGTAAACGTTGCTGAATCCAGCTTCTTTTTATAAAATTGTGCGATCCCATACAGAAACCCCTGTATTCCTACAATAGAAAGAAGGTACAGGGACTCAAAGAGCAGGGGTAGTGTGAGTGTTTCCATGGGTACTACTTTTTTCCGAATACGTTCATGAAGGCTTCTTGCGGTTTTCGGTGGGTGATACCGCTCATAATCCCCTCATGGCCTTCAAAAGTCTCTTCGACTTCAATTCCCGTAGGGGTAATTGCATACTGGCGAATATCCTTGTCGTGTTGACTTCCGCGCATTTTTAAAATAAGTAAGGCTTTACGAATGGCACTTTCAACCTCAACGTAGCGAAGAAGAATATACGTATCAACCACAAAGGGGGTTTTGCTGGTGATGCTATTTGGAACCTGTCCCAGTAAGGCATCGTTTTCCTTCAAAAGAACTGAGGTAACCCCTTCTCTTTTAAGGGCGTTAATAAATCGCCGCTCAATATCGCGTACCTCATAATGGTCTCGCGTGAGATATTCAAAGTGGGTCATACTGTCTATGGCAACCCGTTTAACATCGTACTCTTCAATGAGGGAGACGAAATCTCCTTCAGGATTTTCAATTTCATGGAGGGTTGTTTCTGGATCTGAGAAGATGACCCGTAACATACCCTCTTTCTCAAGGGCTCGTAGATCCCAACCCAATTCAAGGGCGTCATGGTAGAATTGTTGCGGAAACTCCTCAAAGGTAATGATAAGACCCGGTTCATTGTATTTTACAATGCCATTATAGATAAACTGCATTGCCAAGGTTGTTTTTCCCGTCCCGGGTGCTCCTTCAATGAGATTTGCAGACCCCGCAATAAGACCACCGCTGATCATATTGTCAAAGGCTTGAATCCCTGTTTTTGCTCGGTGAGAACTCATTGGTGTGCCTCAAGGAGAAAGGTGATAATTGATTTATGTGCATGGAGGCGGTTTTCTGCCTCATCAAACACAATGGATCGTCCACTATCTATAATGTCTGCAGAGACTTCGTCTCCACGGTGAGCTGGGAGGCAGTGCGAGAAGAGAGCATGATCTGGCGCATGCTTCATGAGTTCTGCGTTTACTTGGTAGGGTGCAAAGATTGTGTTTCTGTCTTGAGCTTCATCTTCCTGTCCCATGCTGGCCCACACATCGGTATAGACAAGGTCGGCGTGAGATACTGCTTGAGTGGGAGAGGTGGTAAGGTGAATTTTTCCGCCACTTTGGCGACACAGAGATTGTGCTTTTTCCACGGCGGATTTTGGCGGCTCATAGCCGGGGGGAGTACAGATGGTTATTGTATGCCCAGTAAGGGCGGCATAAAACATGTGAGAGACGCAAACGTTATTTCCGTCACCGATGTATGCCATGTGTATGGTCTCACCCCGAAAGTGTTCCCGCAGAGTAAGCCCAAGGGCAATTGATTGACACGGATGATACTCGTCGGTTAAGGCATTAATGACGGGGATATGCGCACTTTGTGCAAGTTTTTCCACGGCCTGGTGAGAAAAGGTTCGCACCACAAGCAGGTGCACCCAGCGGTCTAAATTTTTGGCCATGTCCTCAATGGATTCACGCTCTCCAAGACGGCCGGTGTTTGCGGCCATACTTAGAGCATTTCCTCCAAGCTCAAATATGCCTGTTTCAAAGGTGATTTTTGTTCGCAGGGATGGCTTGTCGAAAATGAGTACTGCACTTCTTCCACCGAAAATCTCTTTTTGTTCACCCGTGTAACGATCTTTCTTAAGCGTTTCAGCCATGGTGACAATTTCAGTGATTTCAGCGGGTGAAAAGTTTTGCAGGGTTAAAAAATCTCTTTTCATAAATCCTTGCTTCCTTTAAAATATAAATATACGTTAAATGTGGTTGTTTAACAAGGTTCATTCCCCACTTTTTCATAGGGCAAGAATGAAAAACAGGCAGGCGCAAGAGTATCCTATTATATTAAATCTATGTTCATTTAACATATTGAGCGGAGGATCCTGTGGATATCACCGAAGTGAAAGTTATGCCGAGACAAAAGGATGGGAAACTTCTTGCCTTTGCAAACATCGTATTTGACGATGCTTTTGTTGTTCGTGGGATAAAGGTTATTGCCGGAAATAAGGGGCTCTTTATTTCTATGCCGAGCAGGAAGGGTAAAACAGGAAAATATCAAGATGTTGCGCACCCCATAAATAATGATATGCGCATGGCTATTCAACGCGCCGTTCTCGATGCCTATGAAGAGGCTGCCGCAGAAGAAAATGGGCAGGTATCCGAGGGAAATGAAGTATCTGTGGAGTATCAAGAAGAGTAAAAAAGTTTTTTTCTTGACATTATTGCGTTTCCTGTTTTATATTATGGTCACACAAGGGTGGAGAGCCCGATGTTTGAAAAGTACTGGGGTATAGTCAAGTGGCTTAAGACACATGGTTTTGGTCCATGCATTCGGGGGTTCGAATCCTCCTACCCCAGCCATCTTTTCTCTTTCTTATATTCTCAATCCAATTAATTTATTTGCGCTTTCTTTTTTGTGAGGAGGAAACAGTTGGAGACTATTACGCTGACTGCCCGTGCGCGAAACGGTACAGGAAAAAGTTACAACCGTAAATTACGGAATTCCGGATGGATTCCCGCTACGTTTTATGGTTACGGTGTTGAAGCTCTTACAATCGAAGTCGATTACAAAGAGTTTGCAAAGCTGGTAGAACAAAAACGTCACAACAATTTCATCGAACTGAAGGGCGAAGGTATCCCCGGAAATTCTGTGGCTGTGGTTCGCGAGTTTGATAATGATCCCATTAAACTCGATCGATACTACAATATCGATTTTCAAAAAGTCGTTGAGGGACGTCCCGTGACAACCTTTGCTAAGCTGAACCTTGTAGGTACCAGTGAAGGGGTTATTCAAGGGGGTATTCTCAACCAAGCGGCGTACATTGTGCGGATCACCGGAGCTCCCGAGCATCTTGTTAGAGAACTTGCCCTTGATATTGCACCTTTGAAAGCTAAGGGTGATACGATCTCTGCAACGGCCCTTGAGCTTCCTGAAGGAGTGTCTCTTGCGGGATCTCAAAATCAGGTTTTAGCTCGTTTATTCTAAGGCGTATTTCCCTTGTCTGATTTACGACATGTCCTTGTGGGCATAGGTAATCCAGGAAAACAATATGAATGCACTCGGCATAATGCAGGCTTTATGGTGCTTGACACTTTGCGAAGCCATCCCTTCTTCCCGTCATGGGAAGAGCAAGAGTGTGGGTTTTCTCGGGTTTGGAAGTCTCATGAGCGGGGAGTTCTTATCGTTCAGCCTGAGACCTATGTGAATCGGACTGGTGTAGCTTTGGCTGAACTGCTTGAAAAATACGATGTTTCTGTGGAGAATCTCCTTGTGCTGGTGGATGATTTTAATCTTCCCCTTGGAACAATACGATTTCGCAGAAGCGGAGGTGATGGCGGTCATAATGGCTTGAAATCCTTAATAGAATATGTTGGTGAGTGTTTTGCCCGTTTACGAATAGGTATCGGCCCGGTGCCGGTGTCACAGACTGTGGTTGATTTCGTGCTTGGGGAATTTTCTCCAGATGAAACCGACTGTATGGTAAAAACGCAGAAGCGTGCCGCAGAGGCGTGTACCGTATATTTCGATCAGGGCATCGACAGGACGATGAATAGATATAATTGTTAAAAATATTTTCCGTTTCGGAAATATTGTGGAGGAAATAGAATGAAAAAATATGAAACTGTTATGGTTTTTGACGGCGCCCTGCCCGAAGAGACCATTGCAAAGGAGCAGCAAGGAATTGAAGGGCTTATCAAAAAAGAGTGTTCCCTTGTTACTGTTGACGTATGGGGTAAGAAAACCCTTGCGTATCCGATAAATGATAAAAAAAGTGGATTTTACTGCCTGTTTGTATATGAGTACGATAAAGATGCAAATGCGCTGATCAATGACTCTGTACGGTATAACGATAATGTTCTTCGTACCATGACTGTTATTGCTGATGACTCTCCCGTGGTAGCGCAGAAGAGCGAGAGTGGTGCTGTTGCAGCTCCAACAAGTGATGATTCCGGATCTGAAGGAGAAGAATAATGCCAAGAAAAAGAAAAGTATGCATGTTTTGCGAGGACAAGATTGTTCCTTCCTATAAAAATGTAGAAAATTTGAAGTCAAAGATCACATCTCGCGGTAAGATTTTCCCCCGTAGAATTACCGGTGTGTGCGCAACTCATCAAAGAATATTGGCACGTGAAATTAAACGAGCCAGACAGCTTGCCCTGTTGCCTTTTGTTGCAGAGAATATTAATAAGTAGGGTTAAGGAGAGACATAATGAAGATTATCTTAATAAAAGATTACCCGAGACTGGGTAGCAAAAATGATGTGGTTGAGGTAAAGCGGGGATATGCACGAAACTATCTTATTCCCGAAGGAATTGCCGTAATGGCAACCAAGGGGAATTTACGGCATGCCGAAGAGATGAAAAAATATTCTCATAAGCATGAAGAGCGTGCCATTGCCCTTGCACAGGAAAATGCGGAAAAAGTAGCTGGTCTGACCGTAACATTACAGCGAAATGCAAAAGCAGAGAGCGAAAGAATTTACGGTTCGGTTTCTTCTGTTGATATCGCAGAGGCATTACAGGCTGAGGGGATTGACGTTCATCATTCCTCCGTTCTTATTCCAGAGCGAATCAAGAATCTCGGTGTGTATGATATTACGGTTAAGCTGCATAAAAGTATTGAGGCGACTCTGAAACTCTGGGTTGTACGCGAAGAGGAGTAAGGGTGAGTCGATTTCTGTATCGAGGGGTGTCTGCCAATGCAGGCAGCCCTTTTTTTCGTTTGATCAGAGTAAAAAGGAGAAAGAGTCATGGCAGAACAGAAAAATAAAATGTGGGATGGGCGCTTTTCACGGCCTTCAGCAGAGCTAATGGAGCGGTTTAACAACTCTCTTCCCATTGACCAACGCTTAATTGAAGAGGATATTCGCGGTTCAAAGGCATGGGCCGGTGGGCTTTTGAAAGAGGGCGTTCTCACAGCAGAAGAGTTTACCCTGATCTGTTCCGGCTTAGATTCAATTTCAGCACGATACCGTGCTGGAGAAGAGCTTTTTACTGCTTCCGATGAAGATATTCATATGGCCGTGGAGCGACTTCTTGGCGATGAGATTGGGGAGGTTGCGGCAAAACTACATACGGGGCGATCGCGCAATGATCAAGTGGCGACCGATTTTCGTCTGTACGTTAAAAATAGTGTGGCAACTTTGGTGAATAGCCTTACCCGGGTGCAGAAGGTTCTTCTTACCATGGCAGAACGTGACAGAGATGTGATAATTCCAGGATATACGCATTATCAACAGGCACAACCCGTTGCACTTTCTCATTATTGGCTCTCATTCTTTTTTATTTTAGATCGTGAAAAAAAACGACTTCATGCAGCCTCTGAAGGGGCTGATATATTGCCTCTTGGTTCAGGGGCCATTGCAGGAAGTGGCTTTGCCGTAGACCGGAGTGCCTTAGCTGAAGAGCTTGGTTTTTCGCGGATCACCGATAACTCTATGGATGGGGTTGCCGCTCGTGACTTTGTTCTCGAAGCACTTCACGCCATAGCATCTTTGGGAATAACCATAAGTCGCTATGCAGAAGATCTCATTGTCTGGTCCACCTATGAATTTGGCTTTATAGAGCTTGATGATCAGTGGTCAACGGGGTCTTCCATGATGCCGCAGAAAAAAAATCCCGATTCTTTGGAATTGATTCGGGGAAAATCAGGACGATTCTTGGGTAATTATACCCGTTTTGCCACGACCCTTAAGGGCATAGGGTTAACCTACTTTAAGGATTTGCAGGAAGATAAAGAGCCCTTTATTGATAGCTATGAGGAAATGAACCTTGTACTTTCTGTGTGTGAGCATGTTCTTGGAACACTGGCGGTACGGAAAGAGGCTATTGCCGAAAAATTAAATCCCTTTTTGCTTGCCACAGACGTGGCAGACTACCTTGTGCGCAAGGGGGTTCCCTTTCGAAAATGTCACCATATTGTGGGACGTCTCGTTGGAGATTGTATTGCCCGCGGGGTAGAGCTGACCGATCTGAGCGTAGAAGCGCTGCGTGAATACTCTCCCCATTTTGGCGAGGATGTGCAGGCTCTCTTTTCGTGGGAGACAGCCTTGAAAGGGAGAGATATTTATGGCGGGACTGGCCCAGGCAGTGTGGAGAAGCAGCTTGCAAAAGCGCGTGAACTCCTCAATAACGCATGATACAGGGAGCAGTGCTTGTCTCTTTGCGTGGCATTCTCTTCCTTTACCCTTAAGGTTTGTCGTCCATGAACCGACAAAAAGGAGAGAGAGTGGCACGAACAAGGATGTTATCATGTCAAATATTAACCCCAGGACGGGGAAACGTAAGGGGCGCTTTTTATGGAAAGGCGATCCCCATGATCGCGCTCGAGAAATTGAAGAAATACGCCGGAGAGTCAGCTCCGGGTATTACTCTTCTAATAAGGTAATGAACGGGTTGGTAGAAGATC harbors:
- the spoVG gene encoding septation regulator SpoVG encodes the protein MDITEVKVMPRQKDGKLLAFANIVFDDAFVVRGIKVIAGNKGLFISMPSRKGKTGKYQDVAHPINNDMRMAIQRAVLDAYEEAAAEENGQVSEGNEVSVEYQEE
- a CDS encoding RAD55 family ATPase, with product MSSHRAKTGIQAFDNMISGGLIAGSANLIEGAPGTGKTTLAMQFIYNGIVKYNEPGLIITFEEFPQQFYHDALELGWDLRALEKEGMLRVIFSDPETTLHEIENPEGDFVSLIEEYDVKRVAIDSMTHFEYLTRDHYEVRDIERRFINALKREGVTSVLLKENDALLGQVPNSITSKTPFVVDTYILLRYVEVESAIRKALLILKMRGSQHDKDIRQYAITPTGIEVEETFEGHEGIMSGITHRKPQEAFMNVFGKK
- the pth gene encoding aminoacyl-tRNA hydrolase is translated as MSDLRHVLVGIGNPGKQYECTRHNAGFMVLDTLRSHPFFPSWEEQECGFSRVWKSHERGVLIVQPETYVNRTGVALAELLEKYDVSVENLLVLVDDFNLPLGTIRFRRSGGDGGHNGLKSLIEYVGECFARLRIGIGPVPVSQTVVDFVLGEFSPDETDCMVKTQKRAAEACTVYFDQGIDRTMNRYNC
- the rpsR gene encoding 30S ribosomal protein S18; the encoded protein is MPRKRKVCMFCEDKIVPSYKNVENLKSKITSRGKIFPRRITGVCATHQRILAREIKRARQLALLPFVAENINK
- the argH gene encoding argininosuccinate lyase, with the translated sequence MAEQKNKMWDGRFSRPSAELMERFNNSLPIDQRLIEEDIRGSKAWAGGLLKEGVLTAEEFTLICSGLDSISARYRAGEELFTASDEDIHMAVERLLGDEIGEVAAKLHTGRSRNDQVATDFRLYVKNSVATLVNSLTRVQKVLLTMAERDRDVIIPGYTHYQQAQPVALSHYWLSFFFILDREKKRLHAASEGADILPLGSGAIAGSGFAVDRSALAEELGFSRITDNSMDGVAARDFVLEALHAIASLGITISRYAEDLIVWSTYEFGFIELDDQWSTGSSMMPQKKNPDSLELIRGKSGRFLGNYTRFATTLKGIGLTYFKDLQEDKEPFIDSYEEMNLVLSVCEHVLGTLAVRKEAIAEKLNPFLLATDVADYLVRKGVPFRKCHHIVGRLVGDCIARGVELTDLSVEALREYSPHFGEDVQALFSWETALKGRDIYGGTGPGSVEKQLAKARELLNNA
- the rplI gene encoding 50S ribosomal protein L9 — its product is MKIILIKDYPRLGSKNDVVEVKRGYARNYLIPEGIAVMATKGNLRHAEEMKKYSHKHEERAIALAQENAEKVAGLTVTLQRNAKAESERIYGSVSSVDIAEALQAEGIDVHHSSVLIPERIKNLGVYDITVKLHKSIEATLKLWVVREEE
- the rpsF gene encoding 30S ribosomal protein S6: MKKYETVMVFDGALPEETIAKEQQGIEGLIKKECSLVTVDVWGKKTLAYPINDKKSGFYCLFVYEYDKDANALINDSVRYNDNVLRTMTVIADDSPVVAQKSESGAVAAPTSDDSGSEGEE
- a CDS encoding 50S ribosomal protein L25; the protein is METITLTARARNGTGKSYNRKLRNSGWIPATFYGYGVEALTIEVDYKEFAKLVEQKRHNNFIELKGEGIPGNSVAVVREFDNDPIKLDRYYNIDFQKVVEGRPVTTFAKLNLVGTSEGVIQGGILNQAAYIVRITGAPEHLVRELALDIAPLKAKGDTISATALELPEGVSLAGSQNQVLARLF
- a CDS encoding response regulator transcription factor, with the translated sequence MIKKRILIVEDDEDITEIMTMVLETENFDVYSVSNPLNALEEARKCNPQAILLDLTMPQMSGWELYKKLRSDPDFSTIPVAIVTAKSEEFDAVVGLHVMRADAYITKPFGKQQLIDSVKKLFSE
- the argF gene encoding ornithine carbamoyltransferase, with the translated sequence MKRDFLTLQNFSPAEITEIVTMAETLKKDRYTGEQKEIFGGRSAVLIFDKPSLRTKITFETGIFELGGNALSMAANTGRLGERESIEDMAKNLDRWVHLLVVRTFSHQAVEKLAQSAHIPVINALTDEYHPCQSIALGLTLREHFRGETIHMAYIGDGNNVCVSHMFYAALTGHTITICTPPGYEPPKSAVEKAQSLCRQSGGKIHLTTSPTQAVSHADLVYTDVWASMGQEDEAQDRNTIFAPYQVNAELMKHAPDHALFSHCLPAHRGDEVSADIIDSGRSIVFDEAENRLHAHKSIITFLLEAHQ